The DNA segment CTCTGTTCGCATGCTGGCTGCGATCGTGTTGAGGACGATCGCGATACTTTCTGTCAGTTGGTCAAAGAAAGTCAGGTGAATTTCACTGAAGCGCCGGAAAGAGGCCAGCTCGATCACTGCCGTGACCTGACCCTCAAACAACACGGGCAGGACCACCACATTCAGGGGAGTCGCTTCCCCCAGCCCAGAACTGATCTTGATGTAATCACCAGGCACTTCACTCAATAAGATCCGCTCCTTCTCCAGAGCACATTGCCCCACCAGCCCTTCCCCCAACTGGAAACGGTTTGCCAGATGCTTGCGTTCCCGGTAGGCATAGGTGCTGAGCAGCTTCAGATAAGACGAATGGGATTCACTGGTTTCCATCAGGTAGAAGACGCCATGCTGGGCTGACACCAGAGGAGCCAGTTCCGACAGGATCAATTTGGAAACCGTTTCCAGATCCCGCTGTCCCTGGAGCATGCGGGTGAACTTGGCCAGGTTGGTTTTCAGCCAGTCTTGCTCGGTGTTCTTCTGCGTCGTTTCCCGCAGGTTGGCAATCATCTGGTTAATGTTGTCCTTCAGGATGGCCACTTCTCCTTCGGCCTGCACGTTGATCGATCGGGTCAGGTCGCCCTTGGTCACTGCAGTGGCAATTTCAGCGATCGTTCGAATCTGGGTGGTCAGGTTGGCCGCCAGTTCATTCACGTTATCCGTCAGCGCCCGCCAGGTTCCAGAGGCCCCGGGTACTTTGGCCTGACCTCCCAGTTTCCCCTCAATCCCGACTTCCCGCGCCACCGTGGTCACCTGGTCGGCGAAGGTGGCCAGCGTATCGATCATTTCGTTAATCGTATCGGCCAGGGTTTCAATTTCACCTTTTGCCTCCAGCATCAACTTTCGCTTCAGATCCCCGTTGGCCACCGCCGTCACCACCTTGGCAATCCCCCGCACCTGGGCTGTCAAGTTGCCCGCCATGAAATTCACCGAGTCCGTCAGATCCTTCCAGGTGCCCGCTACCCCTTTCACATCCGCCTGACCCCCTAGAATGCCTTCCGTGCCCACCTCCCGGGCCACCCGCGTTACCTCGGAGGCGAAGGAGTTGAGCTGGTCCACCATGACATTGATCGTGTCCTTCAGTTCCAGAATCTCACCCTTCACATCCACCGTGATCTTCTTCGACAGGTCTCCATTCGCCACCGCCTTGGTCACTTCCGCGATGTTCCGCACCTGGGCCGTCAGGTTGCCCGCCATCGAATTCACCGAGTCGGTCAGGTCCTTCCAGGTGCCCGCCACCCCCCGCACATAAGCCTGCACGCCGAGTTTCCCTTCCGTGCCCACCTCCCGGGCCACCCGCGTTACCTCCGAGGCAAAGGAACTCAACTGGTCCACCATCGTGTTGATCGTATTTTTCAGCTCCAGAATCTCACCCTTCACATCTACGGTGATCTTCTTGGACAAGTCCCCATTGGCCACCGCCGTCGTCACCTCGGCAATGTTCCGCACCTGGGCCGTCAGACTACCCGCCATGGAGTTCACGGAGTCGGTCAGGTCTTTCCAGGTGCCCGCCACTCCCGGCACCTGGGCCTGCACCCCCAGCTTTCCTTCCGTGCCCACCTCCCGGGCCACCCGTGTCACCTCGGAGGCAAAGGAGTTGAGCTGGTCCACCATCGTGTTGACGGTGTTTTTCAGCTCCAGAATCTCACCCTTCACATCCACGGTAATTTTCTTCGACAAGTCCCCATTGGCCACCGCTGTCGTCACTTCGGCAATGTTCCGCACCTGGGCCGTCAAACTACCGGCCATGAAGTTGACGGAGTCGGTCAAGTCCTTCCAGGTGCCCGCCACGCCGCGTACCTCCGCCTGGCCGCCCAGCTTTCCTTCCGCCCCCACCTCCCGGGCCACCCGCGTCACCTCGGAGGCAAAGGAGTTGAGCTGGTCCACCATGATGTTGATCGTGTTTTTCAGCTCCAGGATCTCACCCTTCACATCTACAGTGATCTTCTTGGACAAGTCCCCATTGGCCACCGCCGTTGTCACCTCGGCAATGTTCCGCACCTGGGCCGTCAGGTTCCCCGCCATCGAATTCACGGAGTCAGTCAGGTCCTTCCAGGTGCCCGCCACCCCTGGCACCTCTGCCTGCACCCCCAGTTTTCCCTCTGTTCCCACCTCCCGGGCCACCCGTGTCACCTCGGAGGCAAAGGAGTTGAGCTGGTCCACCATCGTGTTGATTGTGTTTTTCAGCTCCAGAATCTCGCCCTTCACATCCACCGTGATCTTCTTGGACAGGTCCCCATTGGCCACCGCTGTCGTCACTTCCGCAATGTTCCGCACCTGGGCTGTCAAACTACCGGCCATGAAGTTGACGGAGTCGGTCAGGTCTTTCCAGGTGCCCGCCACGCCGCGTACCTCCGCCTGGCCGCCCAGCTTCCCTTCCGCCCCCACCTCCCGGGCCACCCGTGTCACCTCGGAGGCAAAGGAGTTGAGCTGGTCCACCATCGTGTTGACGGTGTTCTTCAGCTCCAGAATCTCGCCCTTCACATCTACAGTGATCTTCTTGGACAGATCCCCATTCGCCACCGCCGTCGTCACTTCCGCGATGTTTCGCACCTGCCCCGTCAGGTTCCCCGCCATGGAGTTCACGGAGTCGGTCAGGTCCTTCCAGGTGCCCGCCACCCCCGGCACCTCTGCCTGCACCCCCAGCTTTCCTTCCGTGCCCACCTCTCGCGCCACTCGCGTCACCTCCGAGGCGAAGGAGTTGAGCTGGTCCACCATGACATTGATCGTGTCCTTCAGCTCCAGGATCTCGCCCTTCACATCCACTGTAATTTTTTTAGACAGATCCCCATTGGCCACTGCTGTCGTTACTTCCGCGATGTTCCGCACCTGGGCCGTCAGGTTCCCCGCCATCAGATTCACGGAGTCGGTCAGATCCTTCCAGGTGCCCGCCACCCCTGGCACCTGAGCCTGTACCCCCAGCTTTCCTTCCGTGCCCACCTCCCGGGCCACCCGCGTCACTTCCGAGGCAAAGGAGTTGAGCTGCTCCACCATCGTATTGACGATCCGGGCTGTTTGCAGGAACTCACCCTGCAACGGTCTGCCATCGATTTCTGTCGCGATCGCCTGAGACAAATTTCCATTCGCTACCGCCCGGATCACCCGAGCCGTCTCTGCTGTGGGCTGCACCAAATCTGTGATCAGGGTGTTCACCGAATCCACACTGGCTCGCCAGGAGCCTCTGGCACTGCCCAGAGAGGCCCGCTCGTTAATTTTGCCCTCCTTCCCGACGACCGTCCCGATGCGCTCCACTTCATCCGCCATACGCTCATTCATTTCAATGATGTCATTGAGGGTATCTGCAATCTTGCCTGCCATGCCGGTCTGTTCGATCGGCATACGAACCGTGAAATTCCCCTTCTTGACCTCGGTTAAAATCTTCAACAGTTGTTTCAAGTCAAGATCATCTGGACTTTCGGCTACTTGTACAGGGGATGGCATGGCTCTATTCCTCTAGTGGATTGCTTTAAAACTATTTCTCAAGGGACCGGGATAGCTTTCTGACCACAGGTTCAACCTCGATCTTTAGTAATTTTTATTGCAGTTGCTCACAGACATTGATTGCCAAAAGACTAAAGATTATAGACCGCGATGCCTTTGACTGAGCCTATCCAGCGATCCTATCATCAGATATTTTTGATCAGCTTCAATCTCTATCGAAGGACAGAAAATCACTTTCCTAGTTCTGTCTAAAGAAGGATTTTTAGAGAGTTAGGAAAATTTCTATCCTGGGAGAGAGGCAGGAGTGCATCCCACTTTTGTAGCCCTCTCCCTAAATCCCTCTCCCAGAACGGGAGAGGGACTTTGAATCTGGCTCCCCTTCTCCCTCTTTGGGAGAAGGGGCTGGGGGATGTAGACGCGCAGCGGCTTCCCCTTGGGTGGGCAACCTTGCAAAACTGGGATGCTCTCGAGAGGCAGAAGAATCTTATTTCTTTCCTGGGGTTCAAATCGCGAATTCATCCCATCTTTGATCGCCAAATTCTTGCAGAAGTGGGCGATCGGGTTCCAAAAGTTGGAGATCCCCCAAAATTGCTGAATACCCCCCAATCAGGATGGATTGCCTGAAGCCTGGTTGACTGACAAAACTTTTCCTGTAGATTGGGCAGAGCAGAGCAAACCCCAACCTTGTTAGGTTTGGGGTTTGAGGAATTTTGCCAGTCAACCAGTCCTGGAGCTTCAAGTTAAAGTAGCAGTAATATCATCAGGAGGAATTCCCTTGCAAGATCAGCCCTCTCCAGAATCTGCCGGTGCAGATACTTCGAATGCCTTAGCCAAGGAAATTCGCACCCTGGTGGAAGCTGTTACTAAAGCCGTGATTTTAGTGGGGCAGAACCACGATCGGGATAATGCCCTCATCATTCGTGATCAGCTCCGACAGTTACCTGACGCCTTTACCACAGAAGTACTCAACGGCATGATTTTGAATCTGGTCAAAATAGATCCGGAGCTGTGTCGCTGGTTCATTGTGGATGTTTTCCTCCAGGACGCGAACCTGGAAGGCAAGGCGGATGTGGCAGAACGGATCAATCTATTGCTAGATGATTTGCGATCGCTCTAGGGTCCGATCGGGCTCCTCCCGCAGGGGTAAGTAGAGGGTAAAAATTGCGCCCTGCCCAGCATCACTACTGGCCGTAATGCTCCCCCCATGGGCTTCAATGATCCGTCGGGCGATCGCCAGTCCCAATCCGGCACTGTTCCCTTGGCGAGACGGATCCGAACTGTAGAATTGCTCAAAAATCCGGGGTAAATCACTGGCATGGATACCAGGCCCCTGATCCCGAATTGCAAGCTGAGCCCACTTTCCCTCTCTGCTCCCAGAAATAAAGATAGAGGAGTTGGGCCGAGAATATTTGATGGCATTATCGAGAATATTGAGAATAGCCTGCAACAATCGTTCTGGATCAACATTGACGCAAATGGGCGCAACATTGACCTGGGTAGCGATACCCTGTGCTTGCATTCGAGATTCCATCGCCATGACGGCTCGGGTTACCAGGCTGGGCAGGGAAATGATCTGTCGCTCTAAATGACTCACCCCTGCTTCCAGACGGCCTAAATCTAATAGATCGTGAAGGAGGCGAGACAGGCGTTTCGTTTCATCCTCAATGGTCTGAAAAAAGCGATCGCGCAGTTCCGTCTCCTCATAGGCTCCATGCTTCAGGGCCTCAACCGTCACCTGCACGTTGCTGATGGGTGTGCGTAGTTCGTGGGAGACATTGGCCAGAAAAGCTCGCCGCTCCTGATCCAGGGAAGCTAAGCGGGCACTCATGCGGTTTAGTTCCGCCGCCAATTGCTCCAGTTCATTACTCTGTCGAATGATTAATTTGTCATCAAAATGGCCGCTCCCTACCCGAATAGCAAAATGCTGCATCAATTCTACGGGCCTGGACAGGCTGCGGGCCAACCGTTCACTGATCAGGGCACAGAGCAGGATCGTACCCACCAACGTACCGAGAATGGTCCAGATCACCTGGGCAAATTGCCGCTGGAACTGTTTCAGGGTAATGGACATGCGCAAGATACCCAAAACCTGATCATTGTGAGTGATCAGTCGAGTGCTATAGAGGCGATCGTCATCCGAAAAAATCCCCTTGGCAATCCCTCGCGATGATTGGTCTTGCAATGCCTCCCTCATCCCAGGAATCTGCAGCCATTGAGTGACCTGCCAATCTGTCTGGGGACTGGAGGTGGCCAGCAACCGTCCATCTGGCGTCAGAACGCGCAGGGTGACATTATCCGGGGCTCCGTAGCGTTGTACCAGAATCTCAACCCGTCGCCTGTCCTGATCTGCCAGCGCATCCGCCACAGTCTCAGTCAAAGCAGCCGTCCAGTTCTCCAGGTCTGACTGTCGGACCTGAATGAAGTAGTCATAGAAGGACAACAGGATATACCCTGCCATCAGGGTGGTTGCCAGGGTGGTTAACAACAGGTAGGTCGCTAGCAATCTGGCATAAATTGAATTCCATCGCTTCGGCAGTCGCAGTCTCCCCATTCCAGCTCCGGAGGTCAACGCCGCAGAACGGCCTTGATGCGCGCTAGCAATTCCCTGGTGTTGAAAGGCTTGGTCACATAGTCATCCGCACCTGCTTCCAGGCCCCAGACCTTATCGATATCCTGATCTCGGGCCGTTAGCATGACGATCGGCACATTAGAAAAAGCCCGAATCCGCCAGCAGACCTCCATGCCCCCCACTTCAGGCAACATCAGATCCAGCAGAATGATATCGGGCACCTGCTTATGGAATTGCTTGATCGCGCTGAGGCCATCTTCTGCAGTCGTTACGGAATAGCCCTCCCGTTGCAAAGTGTAGCTCAGGCTATCTCGCAGGGGAGCCTCATCATCAACTAAAAGAACATGGGCCATGGTTCGTTCACATCATCGCTCTTTCCCCGACTATGTCACAGCCCCTATCTCAGGAGTATCCTTCTCAAGACGGAATCTGAATCAGCTCAACTTTATAGCCATTGGGGTCTTCCACAAAAGCGATGACCGTGGACCCATGTTTCATCGGCCCCGGTTCACGGGTGACTTTGCCGCCGCGCAATCGGATGTTGGCACAGGTTGTGTAAATGTCTTCGACCCCGATCGCAATATGCCCATAGCCCGTTCCCAGGTCATATTGTTCCACACCCCAGTTGTAGGTTAGCTCCAAAACAGTATGATCGACTTCATCCCCGTAGCCCACAAAAGCCAGGGTGAACTCTCCACCGGGATACTCTTTCTGTCGCAGCAATTTCATCCCCAGCACGTCACAGTAAAACTTGAGAGAGTCTTCCAAGTTGCCCACTCGCAACATTGTGTGCAGTAATCGCATCGATCGCTCCAAATAGTGTCCCCTCCAATTCTATGAAACCCGGTGTAAAGCAGGGAGAAAAAGATAAAAATGGGTCCAGCCATTTTCGCTCATGACTTGGATACTTCCTTCCAGTCGTTCCACCAGCTTCTTAACTAGCGTCAGCCCCAAACCACTGCTTCCCTGGTTCCATCGATCGCCCCCTGGAACCCGATAGAATTGATCAAATAACTTGGGAATCACTTCACTTGCAAGGTCAGCTTCATTACTGACGGCAATCATAACCCCTGATATCCCATTTTCCCCCCCAGGGTTTTGCAGGGGAGC comes from the Leptolyngbya sp. 'hensonii' genome and includes:
- a CDS encoding HAMP domain-containing protein, which gives rise to MPSPVQVAESPDDLDLKQLLKILTEVKKGNFTVRMPIEQTGMAGKIADTLNDIIEMNERMADEVERIGTVVGKEGKINERASLGSARGSWRASVDSVNTLITDLVQPTAETARVIRAVANGNLSQAIATEIDGRPLQGEFLQTARIVNTMVEQLNSFASEVTRVAREVGTEGKLGVQAQVPGVAGTWKDLTDSVNLMAGNLTAQVRNIAEVTTAVANGDLSKKITVDVKGEILELKDTINVMVDQLNSFASEVTRVAREVGTEGKLGVQAEVPGVAGTWKDLTDSVNSMAGNLTGQVRNIAEVTTAVANGDLSKKITVDVKGEILELKNTVNTMVDQLNSFASEVTRVAREVGAEGKLGGQAEVRGVAGTWKDLTDSVNFMAGSLTAQVRNIAEVTTAVANGDLSKKITVDVKGEILELKNTINTMVDQLNSFASEVTRVAREVGTEGKLGVQAEVPGVAGTWKDLTDSVNSMAGNLTAQVRNIAEVTTAVANGDLSKKITVDVKGEILELKNTINIMVDQLNSFASEVTRVAREVGAEGKLGGQAEVRGVAGTWKDLTDSVNFMAGSLTAQVRNIAEVTTAVANGDLSKKITVDVKGEILELKNTVNTMVDQLNSFASEVTRVAREVGTEGKLGVQAQVPGVAGTWKDLTDSVNSMAGSLTAQVRNIAEVTTAVANGDLSKKITVDVKGEILELKNTINTMVDQLSSFASEVTRVAREVGTEGKLGVQAYVRGVAGTWKDLTDSVNSMAGNLTAQVRNIAEVTKAVANGDLSKKITVDVKGEILELKDTINVMVDQLNSFASEVTRVAREVGTEGILGGQADVKGVAGTWKDLTDSVNFMAGNLTAQVRGIAKVVTAVANGDLKRKLMLEAKGEIETLADTINEMIDTLATFADQVTTVAREVGIEGKLGGQAKVPGASGTWRALTDNVNELAANLTTQIRTIAEIATAVTKGDLTRSINVQAEGEVAILKDNINQMIANLRETTQKNTEQDWLKTNLAKFTRMLQGQRDLETVSKLILSELAPLVSAQHGVFYLMETSESHSSYLKLLSTYAYRERKHLANRFQLGEGLVGQCALEKERILLSEVPGDYIKISSGLGEATPLNVVVLPVLFEGQVTAVIELASFRRFSEIHLTFFDQLTESIAIVLNTIAASMRTEELLKQSQSLAEELQTQQKELTGTNKRLEQQAQSLKASEELLKQQQEQLQQTNEELEEKAELLAMQNREVERKNREIEQARRSLEEKAEQLALSSRYKSEFLANMSHELRTPLNSLLILARLLAENSEGNLMPKQVEYTRTIFAAGNDLLELINDILDLAKIESGTMSVEIDQTLFTDLRNQIEQTFRQVAQDQKLDFTISVGPQVPRSIYTDSKRLQQVLKNLLSNAFKFTDQGQVRLDVTVATEGWSAEQQTLNRADTVIAFAVSDTGVGIAAEKQQVIFEAFQQADGTTSRKYGGTGLGLSISREIARLLGGEICLVSELGQGSTFTLYLPQTYLSPEIGRSREGMILAGGRSGEGAWEPLPLHTSQAQTAAWLLENELEDDRETIQPGDRILLVIEDDTHFARILLDMARRQGFKGLVAPRGDVGLTMAQEFQPAAIMLDLCLPGLNGWMVLDRLKHNLRTRHIPVHLMSAEAGEQRGLKQGAIAFLEKPIRSEVLAQALARLKEFVERPVRHLLIVEDDASQRHSIQELVGAEDVSSTAVGTGAEALEALKADQFDCMVLDLGLPDMSGPELIERIRQEFASERLPIIIYTGQDLTPQQTAELQCIADRIIMKDAQSPERLLDETALFLHRIQTNMPTTQQLMLVQLHQTDPILAGKKILIVDDDVRNIFALTSLLERYQMQVLYAENGQDGIALLEGDAAIVIVLMDVMMPEMDGYETMQAMRQMPSRETLPIIALTAKAMKGDREKCLAAGASDYITKPVDTEHLISLLRVWLYR
- a CDS encoding HAMP domain-containing sensor histidine kinase — protein: MGRLRLPKRWNSIYARLLATYLLLTTLATTLMAGYILLSFYDYFIQVRQSDLENWTAALTETVADALADQDRRRVEILVQRYGAPDNVTLRVLTPDGRLLATSSPQTDWQVTQWLQIPGMREALQDQSSRGIAKGIFSDDDRLYSTRLITHNDQVLGILRMSITLKQFQRQFAQVIWTILGTLVGTILLCALISERLARSLSRPVELMQHFAIRVGSGHFDDKLIIRQSNELEQLAAELNRMSARLASLDQERRAFLANVSHELRTPISNVQVTVEALKHGAYEETELRDRFFQTIEDETKRLSRLLHDLLDLGRLEAGVSHLERQIISLPSLVTRAVMAMESRMQAQGIATQVNVAPICVNVDPERLLQAILNILDNAIKYSRPNSSIFISGSREGKWAQLAIRDQGPGIHASDLPRIFEQFYSSDPSRQGNSAGLGLAIARRIIEAHGGSITASSDAGQGAIFTLYLPLREEPDRTLERSQII
- a CDS encoding response regulator, whose product is MAHVLLVDDEAPLRDSLSYTLQREGYSVTTAEDGLSAIKQFHKQVPDIILLDLMLPEVGGMEVCWRIRAFSNVPIVMLTARDQDIDKVWGLEAGADDYVTKPFNTRELLARIKAVLRR
- the gloA gene encoding lactoylglutathione lyase; the encoded protein is MRLLHTMLRVGNLEDSLKFYCDVLGMKLLRQKEYPGGEFTLAFVGYGDEVDHTVLELTYNWGVEQYDLGTGYGHIAIGVEDIYTTCANIRLRGGKVTREPGPMKHGSTVIAFVEDPNGYKVELIQIPS